One window from the genome of Deltaproteobacteria bacterium encodes:
- a CDS encoding PadR family transcriptional regulator, whose protein sequence is MSGSGADRWSTLQLGSAPMVTDVVQYAVLGLISARTDGAHGYQLKIEFDALYGEFWSLNYGQLYRTLDRLERAGLIGGTEQFQSGRPSRKVYRITASGRQSLDDWLLLPPTYEPRPLRDELSVKLLFLTDAKHNETLALIRSQRAIYLQHLARLTKRRSVLEEAGQGDSFVTRLLLVQADMRVRADLAWLDLVEQELLQRSGKPSSTSRPALSRPR, encoded by the coding sequence GATGTCGTTCAGTATGCGGTCCTGGGGTTGATCTCGGCGCGGACCGACGGCGCACATGGCTACCAACTCAAGATCGAGTTCGACGCCCTCTACGGGGAGTTCTGGAGCCTCAACTACGGGCAGCTCTATAGAACTCTCGACCGTTTGGAGCGAGCCGGTCTCATCGGGGGCACCGAACAGTTCCAGAGTGGGCGGCCGAGCCGCAAGGTGTATAGAATCACCGCAAGCGGCCGTCAAAGTCTAGACGATTGGCTGCTACTACCGCCGACGTACGAGCCTCGCCCCCTGCGCGACGAGCTCTCCGTGAAGTTGCTCTTTCTGACCGACGCGAAGCACAACGAGACGCTCGCACTGATCAGGAGCCAGCGGGCAATCTACCTCCAACACCTGGCGCGTCTCACGAAGCGTCGGTCGGTGCTCGAGGAAGCCGGGCAGGGCGACTCTTTCGTGACGCGGTTGCTGCTCGTTCAGGCTGACATGCGGGTGCGAGCCGATCTGGCGTGGCTGGACCTCGTGGAGCAGGAGCTGCTCCAGCGGAGCGGGAAGCCCAGCTCTACCTCCCGCCCGGCCTTGTCTCGCCCCCGATGA
- a CDS encoding ABC transporter ATP-binding protein: MIRFANVSKVFGEGPTQVDALRDLSLDVPARQFCTIMGPSGSGKSTVLHLVAGLTKPTEGEIYLGDQPLSRMTERDAALMRRRELGFIFQFFHLIPYLDAEENVALPLLLDGHSFSAARERTERTLTLVDLIHRRHHKPTELSGGEMQRMAIARALVTSPRVILADEPTGNLDSTATHAIMRLLRRGSEEIGVTVLMVTHDPVCASYGDRVVRLVDGRIVEDIDVSERQAPQDDEAVGSVLTLPREP, encoded by the coding sequence ATGATACGCTTCGCAAACGTCAGCAAGGTATTCGGCGAGGGTCCCACACAGGTTGACGCGCTGCGCGACCTTTCCCTGGACGTTCCGGCCCGTCAGTTCTGCACGATCATGGGGCCGAGCGGTTCGGGTAAGAGCACGGTGCTACATCTGGTCGCCGGCCTTACGAAGCCAACCGAGGGCGAGATCTACCTCGGCGACCAACCGCTCTCCCGGATGACGGAACGTGACGCAGCCTTGATGCGTCGGCGCGAACTCGGGTTCATCTTTCAATTCTTCCACTTGATCCCCTACCTCGACGCCGAGGAGAACGTGGCCCTACCGCTCCTACTTGACGGGCATTCGTTCAGCGCCGCACGCGAGCGAACGGAGCGAACGCTGACGCTCGTGGACCTGATTCATCGGCGACATCACAAGCCAACCGAGCTATCGGGCGGGGAGATGCAGCGCATGGCGATCGCGCGCGCCCTGGTCACGAGCCCGCGCGTGATCCTCGCCGACGAGCCGACCGGAAACCTCGATTCCACGGCGACCCATGCGATCATGCGCCTCCTGCGGCGAGGCAGTGAGGAGATTGGCGTCACGGTGCTCATGGTGACCCACGACCCCGTGTGCGCCTCGTACGGCGATCGCGTGGTCCGCCTTGTGGATGGGCGGATCGTCGAGGACATCGACGTAAGCGAACGGCAGGCCCCTCAAGACGATGAGGCCGTGGGCAGCGTCTTGACCCTCCCGAGGGAACCATGA